A portion of the Aphelocoma coerulescens isolate FSJ_1873_10779 chromosome 11, UR_Acoe_1.0, whole genome shotgun sequence genome contains these proteins:
- the SDR42E1 gene encoding short-chain dehydrogenase/reductase family 42E member 1 isoform X1: protein MNNPSSLSWRQLCRSVPAHSAKGKRMEEGNAAKERVLITGGGGYFGFRLGCAIYQKGVNVILFDVVKPLQTVPEGIKFVQGDICCLSEVEEALRDVICIFHIASYGMSGREQLNRKLIEDVNVKGTENVIRACKSRGVPSLVYTSTYNVVFGGQVIENGDESLPYLPLHLHPDHYSRTKSLAEMKVLEANGAELGNGRGVLRTCALRPAGIYGPGEQRHLPRIVSYIERGLFKFVYGNPLSLVEFVHVDNLVQAHVLASEALRASKQHIAAGQAYFISDGRPVNNFEFFRPLVEGLGYKFPTWRLPLSLVYFFAFLTEIVHFLVGCVYNFQPLLTRTEVYKTGVTHYFSMEKARKELGYEPQQYSLDEVVEWFRSQGCGPKPRNYTMMHLVRDGGLLLMLIAVLVSWFPSAATFSL from the exons atgaacaatcccagttctctcagctggaggcagctctgcag GTCAGTCCCAGCACACAGTGCCAAAGGAAAGAGGATGGAAGAAGGAAACGCTGCCAAGGAAAGAGTCCTCATTACTGGAGGAGGAGGTTATTTTGGCTTCCG TTTAGGTTGTGCCATATATCAAAAGGGAGTCAATGTGATTCTCTTTGATGTCGTGAAGCCACTTCAGACTGTGCCAGAGGGAATAAAGTTTGTGCAGGGGGATATCTGTTGCCTGTCTGAAGTGGAAGAAGCTCTCAGAGATGTCATCTGCATATTCCATATCGCATCCTATGGAATGtctggcagggagcagctgaaCCGAAAACTTATAGAAGATGTTAACgtgaaaggaacagaaaatgtCATCCGGGCCTGCAAGAGCAGGGGAGTGCCAAGTCTGGTTTATACAAGTACCTACAACGTGGTATTTGGAGGCCAGGTTATAGAAAATGGGGATGAGTCTCTGCCTTATCTACCTCTGCACCTTCACCCTGATCACTACTCCCGAACAAAATCTTTGGCTGAAATGAAGGTGCTGGAGGCAAACGGTGCTGAGCTTGGGAATGGGAGAGGTGTCCTAAGGACCTGTGCTCTCCGCCCAGCAGGGATCTACGGGCCTGGggagcagagacaccttccaagAATAGTCAGCTACATTGAAAGGGGACTGTTTAAGTTTGTGTATGGAAACCCTCTGAGTCTGGTAGAGTTTGTACACGTGGACAACCTGGTCCAGGCTCATGTCCTTGCCTCTGAGGCCCTCAGAGCCAGCAAGCAGCACATTGCTGCAGGCCAGGCCTATTTTATTTCAGATGGCAGGCCTGTAAATAACTTTGAATTTTTCCGACCACTAGTGGAAGGTTTGGGTTACAAGTTCCCAACCTGGCgccttcccctctcccttgtCTATTTTTTTGCATTCCTTACTGAAATAGTTCATTTTCTCGTAGGGTGTGTTTATAACTTCCAGCCCCTCCTCACTCGCACGGAGGTTTACAAAACTGGTGTCACACATTATTTCAGCATGGAGAAGGCCAGGAAGGAGCTGGGCTATGAGCCCCAGCAGTACAGCCTGGATGAAGTGGTGGAGTGGTTTAGATCGCAGGGATGTGGACCAAAGCCAAGAAATTACACCATGATGCATCTGGTTAGGGATGGAGGACTGCTTTTGATGCTGATTGCCGTGCTGGTTTCATGGTTTCCATCTGCAGCAACATTTTCACTCTGA
- the SDR42E1 gene encoding short-chain dehydrogenase/reductase family 42E member 1 isoform X2, with protein sequence MEEGNAAKERVLITGGGGYFGFRLGCAIYQKGVNVILFDVVKPLQTVPEGIKFVQGDICCLSEVEEALRDVICIFHIASYGMSGREQLNRKLIEDVNVKGTENVIRACKSRGVPSLVYTSTYNVVFGGQVIENGDESLPYLPLHLHPDHYSRTKSLAEMKVLEANGAELGNGRGVLRTCALRPAGIYGPGEQRHLPRIVSYIERGLFKFVYGNPLSLVEFVHVDNLVQAHVLASEALRASKQHIAAGQAYFISDGRPVNNFEFFRPLVEGLGYKFPTWRLPLSLVYFFAFLTEIVHFLVGCVYNFQPLLTRTEVYKTGVTHYFSMEKARKELGYEPQQYSLDEVVEWFRSQGCGPKPRNYTMMHLVRDGGLLLMLIAVLVSWFPSAATFSL encoded by the exons ATGGAAGAAGGAAACGCTGCCAAGGAAAGAGTCCTCATTACTGGAGGAGGAGGTTATTTTGGCTTCCG TTTAGGTTGTGCCATATATCAAAAGGGAGTCAATGTGATTCTCTTTGATGTCGTGAAGCCACTTCAGACTGTGCCAGAGGGAATAAAGTTTGTGCAGGGGGATATCTGTTGCCTGTCTGAAGTGGAAGAAGCTCTCAGAGATGTCATCTGCATATTCCATATCGCATCCTATGGAATGtctggcagggagcagctgaaCCGAAAACTTATAGAAGATGTTAACgtgaaaggaacagaaaatgtCATCCGGGCCTGCAAGAGCAGGGGAGTGCCAAGTCTGGTTTATACAAGTACCTACAACGTGGTATTTGGAGGCCAGGTTATAGAAAATGGGGATGAGTCTCTGCCTTATCTACCTCTGCACCTTCACCCTGATCACTACTCCCGAACAAAATCTTTGGCTGAAATGAAGGTGCTGGAGGCAAACGGTGCTGAGCTTGGGAATGGGAGAGGTGTCCTAAGGACCTGTGCTCTCCGCCCAGCAGGGATCTACGGGCCTGGggagcagagacaccttccaagAATAGTCAGCTACATTGAAAGGGGACTGTTTAAGTTTGTGTATGGAAACCCTCTGAGTCTGGTAGAGTTTGTACACGTGGACAACCTGGTCCAGGCTCATGTCCTTGCCTCTGAGGCCCTCAGAGCCAGCAAGCAGCACATTGCTGCAGGCCAGGCCTATTTTATTTCAGATGGCAGGCCTGTAAATAACTTTGAATTTTTCCGACCACTAGTGGAAGGTTTGGGTTACAAGTTCCCAACCTGGCgccttcccctctcccttgtCTATTTTTTTGCATTCCTTACTGAAATAGTTCATTTTCTCGTAGGGTGTGTTTATAACTTCCAGCCCCTCCTCACTCGCACGGAGGTTTACAAAACTGGTGTCACACATTATTTCAGCATGGAGAAGGCCAGGAAGGAGCTGGGCTATGAGCCCCAGCAGTACAGCCTGGATGAAGTGGTGGAGTGGTTTAGATCGCAGGGATGTGGACCAAAGCCAAGAAATTACACCATGATGCATCTGGTTAGGGATGGAGGACTGCTTTTGATGCTGATTGCCGTGCTGGTTTCATGGTTTCCATCTGCAGCAACATTTTCACTCTGA